In Amycolatopsis coloradensis, one genomic interval encodes:
- a CDS encoding tetratricopeptide repeat protein, with translation MPPVHAVDNSRGVQAGDNNIQHNYTTVTHAPLPAIESVPAVPSLSRIPLDTALFVGRSDELDQLDEVLNESGRATVVAVHGLGGAGKSTLAARFAHQHAGRFGFRWWITADSPTAIDTGLAELAETLQPATRELPVEQRSALGVRWLATHEDWLLVLDNVTSPQDVAGLLGRVRTGTVVITSRQRSGWRAVETVPLDVLTDDEAVRLLARIVRSEWPEADLTGADQLCGELGCLPLAVEQAGAYLAQTRTSPAAYLDLLARFPVRMFTATAEGGDAQRTMARVWHVTLDHLTDTPAAGQVLRQLAWYAPDGIPRNLLAGVVEEPELSEALGRLAAYSMITLTADTVAVHRVVQAVTRTPDPADPHRQPADIATARDSTATLLASTIDGLDPLTPADWPAYRTVLPHARALLERTTPDTDTTQTSFLLNELGRYLAGQGDVGTAIGYDTRACDSFQRLNGPDHPDTLSSLNNLAAAYDSAGELAQAIPLYKATLIDSERVLGPDHPITRTIRSNLDRARST, from the coding sequence GTGCCGCCTGTGCATGCGGTGGACAACAGCCGGGGCGTGCAGGCCGGCGACAACAATATCCAGCACAACTACACCACCGTCACGCACGCTCCGCTGCCCGCGATCGAGTCGGTGCCCGCGGTGCCGAGCCTGTCCCGGATCCCTCTCGACACAGCCCTGTTCGTGGGCCGCTCCGATGAACTGGACCAGCTCGACGAAGTGCTGAACGAATCCGGGCGAGCGACAGTAGTCGCGGTGCACGGTCTGGGCGGGGCGGGCAAGAGCACCCTGGCGGCCCGGTTCGCACACCAGCATGCAGGCCGTTTCGGATTTCGGTGGTGGATCACCGCGGATTCCCCTACCGCGATCGACACCGGCCTCGCCGAACTCGCCGAAACCCTCCAGCCCGCCACCAGAGAACTTCCCGTGGAGCAGCGCAGTGCACTGGGGGTGCGGTGGCTGGCAACCCATGAGGACTGGCTGCTGGTGCTGGACAATGTGACCAGTCCGCAGGATGTGGCGGGGTTGCTGGGGCGGGTGCGGACGGGCACGGTGGTGATCACCAGTCGTCAGCGCTCGGGGTGGCGGGCGGTGGAGACGGTGCCGCTGGACGTGCTCACCGACGACGAAGCGGTGCGGTTACTGGCACGGATCGTGCGCTCGGAATGGCCCGAAGCGGACCTGACCGGCGCGGACCAGTTGTGTGGCGAACTGGGGTGTCTGCCACTGGCGGTCGAGCAAGCGGGCGCCTATCTGGCGCAGACCCGGACCAGCCCGGCCGCCTATCTTGACTTGCTGGCGCGGTTTCCGGTCCGGATGTTCACCGCGACGGCGGAGGGCGGTGACGCGCAGCGGACGATGGCGAGGGTCTGGCACGTCACCCTCGACCACCTGACCGACACCCCAGCCGCGGGGCAGGTGCTGCGGCAGCTGGCCTGGTACGCCCCGGACGGCATCCCCCGGAACCTGCTGGCCGGCGTCGTCGAGGAACCGGAGCTGTCCGAGGCGCTGGGCCGCCTGGCCGCCTACAGCATGATCACCCTGACCGCCGATACCGTGGCCGTGCATCGCGTGGTTCAGGCGGTTACCCGCACACCCGACCCGGCCGACCCGCACCGGCAGCCCGCCGACATCGCCACCGCCCGCGACAGCACCGCGACCCTTCTCGCCTCCACCATCGACGGCCTGGATCCACTCACCCCCGCGGACTGGCCTGCCTATCGGACGGTCCTGCCCCACGCACGGGCTCTGCTGGAACGCACCACCCCTGACACCGACACTACGCAGACCAGCTTCCTGCTCAACGAGCTGGGTCGCTACCTTGCAGGGCAGGGCGATGTCGGCACCGCCATTGGCTACGACACCCGCGCCTGCGACAGCTTCCAACGCCTCAACGGCCCCGACCACCCCGACACACTGAGCTCACTCAACAACCTGGCGGCCGCCTACGACTCGGCGGGTGAGCTGGCCCAGGCGATCCCCTTGTACAAGGCCACCCTCATCGACAGCGAGCGAGTGCTAGGCCCCGACCACCCGATAACCAGGACCATCCGATCGAACCTCGATAGGGCGCGATCGACCTGA
- a CDS encoding pre-toxin TG domain-containing protein yields MRFRAQARHRGGIVGLIAAIVTMLVAIPAPAQAAGICDRHPELSVCKAADRAKAALAVGKSLARTELGALVLGHLRQGIDQVAGHALEQATQTLETVGKAIDSGDAAQVDQALDQLDESLQQVRDTVVATTVVVKSLPKLVAIAKDAIAQVKAFPELDIHVDVAALEANNRGLEATAAGIALAAAQLNESAVQIRAGMAKADRDFAGAKRDLESASKILAEANRTLDKFTSTPWMPVGGLSLKGIKFDFDEAFGHPTQSGSLNPDVAAVLSTVTDFIPGVGSMKSAVEAIVGKDAFTQQELDGFERALYGMAAVPVAGGALKKLLAAERATKVSRAIELAAKNGAKDWRASFDALPQGKNSGVKTVSAVADLRTLFDHWTAGAQRLPGRGDKIPDVFTLQDGTTMQWRQTSKTGGETIDIFPSGKNALRVHLDG; encoded by the coding sequence GTGCGTTTTCGTGCTCAGGCCAGGCATCGAGGGGGCATCGTCGGCCTCATCGCCGCGATCGTCACGATGCTAGTGGCGATACCCGCCCCTGCCCAGGCCGCCGGCATCTGCGACCGGCATCCGGAGCTGTCGGTGTGCAAGGCCGCCGACCGGGCCAAGGCGGCGCTTGCCGTGGGCAAGTCGCTCGCCCGCACCGAACTGGGCGCCCTGGTGCTCGGGCACCTGCGCCAGGGCATCGACCAGGTCGCCGGGCACGCGCTCGAGCAGGCCACCCAGACCTTGGAGACGGTCGGTAAGGCTATCGACTCCGGAGACGCCGCCCAGGTGGATCAGGCCCTCGACCAGCTCGACGAGTCACTGCAGCAGGTGCGCGACACGGTGGTCGCGACGACGGTGGTGGTGAAGTCGCTGCCCAAACTGGTCGCGATCGCCAAAGACGCCATTGCGCAGGTCAAAGCATTCCCGGAGCTGGACATCCACGTCGACGTGGCCGCGCTGGAAGCCAACAACCGCGGCTTGGAAGCCACCGCGGCCGGTATCGCGCTGGCCGCAGCTCAGCTGAACGAGAGCGCCGTCCAGATCCGCGCCGGCATGGCCAAAGCCGACCGCGATTTCGCCGGAGCCAAGCGTGATCTGGAGTCGGCGAGCAAGATCCTCGCCGAGGCGAACCGGACCCTGGACAAGTTCACGTCCACGCCGTGGATGCCGGTGGGTGGGTTGTCACTGAAGGGCATCAAGTTCGACTTCGACGAGGCCTTCGGCCACCCGACTCAGTCGGGCTCGCTCAACCCGGACGTCGCGGCGGTCCTGTCGACGGTGACGGACTTCATTCCCGGGGTCGGCAGCATGAAGAGCGCGGTCGAGGCAATCGTAGGGAAGGACGCGTTCACCCAGCAGGAACTCGATGGGTTCGAACGCGCCCTCTATGGCATGGCCGCTGTCCCGGTGGCCGGTGGCGCACTCAAGAAGCTCCTCGCCGCAGAACGAGCGACCAAGGTCTCGCGCGCGATCGAACTCGCGGCGAAAAACGGTGCCAAAGATTGGCGTGCTTCGTTCGATGCGCTGCCCCAAGGCAAGAACAGCGGCGTCAAAACTGTGTCGGCCGTCGCCGACCTGCGGACACTGTTCGACCACTGGACCGCAGGCGCGCAGCGGCTTCCGGGCCGGGGAGATAAGATTCCCGACGTGTTCACGCTGCAAGACGGCACCACGATGCAGTGGCGCCAGACGTCCAAGACGGGTGGCGAGACAATCGACATCTTCCCAAGCGGTAAGAATGCATTGAGGGTGCATCTCGATGGATGA
- a CDS encoding TetR/AcrR family transcriptional regulator, translating to MAFLVVVDGAMTDCVNLLIYFADRFGKSFCACIVAVVTDSKPRRSPKPQERRRDADRTRRSILDAAVVEFAAHGYAGARIAAISARAGVNQQLISYYFGGKEGLYQAMSERLGRRQSELMPPGVPLSEQLHRYVLEALSSRDDMRLLVWSGLEYDGPQSDPGHTSWMRRLDGTVEHVTQLRESGKLPDWVDSGCLTVMVMAAAMAPVTLPRIIEGLLEIDPESPEFVERYADQLAKLVEYLNLQKSDRSPNT from the coding sequence GTGGCGTTTCTGGTCGTGGTCGACGGAGCAATGACCGACTGTGTCAACCTTCTGATCTATTTCGCCGATCGATTTGGCAAGTCTTTTTGCGCATGTATAGTCGCGGTTGTGACCGATTCGAAGCCTCGCCGGTCGCCGAAGCCACAAGAGCGGCGGCGGGATGCGGACCGCACGCGCCGGTCGATCCTGGATGCGGCTGTGGTGGAGTTCGCGGCGCACGGGTACGCGGGTGCGCGGATCGCTGCGATTTCGGCACGTGCCGGCGTTAACCAGCAGCTGATTTCGTATTACTTCGGGGGCAAAGAGGGCCTGTATCAGGCGATGTCGGAGAGATTGGGGCGGCGACAGAGTGAGTTGATGCCGCCGGGGGTGCCGTTGTCGGAGCAGTTGCACCGCTACGTACTGGAGGCCCTTTCCAGTCGAGATGACATGCGGCTGCTGGTTTGGTCAGGGTTGGAGTACGACGGCCCACAGAGCGACCCAGGCCATACGTCCTGGATGAGGCGTTTGGATGGGACGGTGGAGCACGTTACCCAGCTGCGGGAGTCCGGGAAGTTGCCGGATTGGGTCGATTCGGGGTGCCTGACGGTAATGGTGATGGCCGCCGCGATGGCACCCGTGACGTTGCCGCGCATCATCGAGGGGCTATTAGAGATCGATCCGGAGTCCCCTGAGTTCGTCGAGCGCTACGCCGACCAACTCGCCAAGCTGGTCGAATACCTGAACCTCCAGAAGTCGGACCGGTCGCCGAACACGTAG